The following are from one region of the Juglans regia cultivar Chandler chromosome 10, Walnut 2.0, whole genome shotgun sequence genome:
- the LOC108999765 gene encoding receptor-like protein kinase 5 yields MSIMEGSFGYIASEYARTTRVNVNIDVYNFGVILLELTTERKAKDGDEHTSLVEWALRHIQDGKPIGDALDGQRCEVGAAQGLSYMYHDCLLPIIHRDVNSSNIFLDLDFNTRISDFGLAKMLDKEGELATMLAVAGSLGYIATEYAWTTRINEKINVCNFWIILLELTTKRKVNDGDEYTSLDKWALQTFKMENL; encoded by the exons ATGTCAATCATGGAGGGCTCTTTTGGCTACATAGCTTCAG AGTATGCTCGCACAACAAGAGTTAATGTAAACATCGATGTTTACAACTTCGGGGTTATCCTTTTGGAACTTACAACTGAAAGGAAAGCCAAAGATGGTGATGAACACACATCCCTAGTTGAATGGGCATTGCGACACATTCAAGATGGAAAACCTATAGGTGATGCCTTGGATGGGCAG AGATGTGAAGTTGGAGCTGCCCAGGGGCTCTCCTATATGTATCATGATTGCTTACTACCCATTATTCATCGAGATGTGAATTCAAGCAACATCTTTTTAGATCTTGATTTCAACACACGAATATCTGATTTTGGACTAGCAAAGATGTTGGATAAGGAGGGAGAACTGGCTACGATGTTAGCAGTGGCTGGCTCTTTGGGCTACATAGCTACAG AGTATGCTTGGACAACCAGAATTAATGAGAAGATCAATGTATGCAATTTTTGGATTATCCTTCTGGAACTGACAACCAAGAGGAAAGTCAATGATGGTGATGAATACACATCCCTAGACAAATGGGCATTGCAAACATTCAAGATGGAAAACCTATAG
- the LOC118349697 gene encoding uncharacterized protein LOC118349697: MLVKEGEPATMLAVAGSFGYIAPEYARPTRINEKIDVYNFGIETDSQLLVNWIIKGTCNIWYLEDFWDELHDYLRCMDYRIHHIFREGNVVADLLAKKGAGGLNRDWGDESDMPTPLKGILRTDRSGLPYIRIS; this comes from the exons ATGTTGGTCAAGGAGGGAGAACCGGCTACAATGTTAGCTGTGGCTGGCTCTTTTGGCTACATAGCTCCTG AGTATGCTCGCCCAACAAGAATTAATGAGAAGATCGATGTTTACAACTTCGGG ATTGAGACGGACTCTCAGTTGCTTGTCAATTGGATTATTAAAGGGACTTGCAATATCtggtatcttgaggatttttgggatgaattaCATGACTATCTTCGTTGCATGGATTATCGTATTCACCAcatttttcgtgaaggtaatgttGTGGCTGATCTTCTGGCCAAGAAGGGTGCTGGAGGTTTAAACCGAGATTGGGGGGATGAAAGTGATATGCCGACTCCGTTAAAAGGGATTCTTCGTACGGACAGGAGTGGGTTGCCTTATATTCGCATCTCATAG